The following nucleotide sequence is from Cellulosilyticum sp. I15G10I2.
TTTGGTCACCAAAAGACAAAAAAAAATTTTATAATAAAGCATGGATTTATACTATTTAACGCTTATCAAAACTATCTAAAGGAAAATAATTGTATAGATTTTATGGACCTTATTGTAGAAGCTAGATATTTATTAGAGCAAAATGAAATAAAAGAGAAGTGGAACAAAAAATACAAATATATCCAAGTCGATGAAATGCAAGATACCAGTATAAGGGAATATGAAATTATTAAGATGATTACAGGAAGCAATAATCTAAGTATGTTTGGAGATTTTAATCAGACCATTTATGAATGGAGAGGATCAAACCCTAAAGGCATGGTAAGTGACTTTAAAAAAGATTTCAAGCCTAAATATATGACTCTTTCTATAAATTATAGATCAACGAAAGTGCTTTTAGAAGCTGCTAATAACTATATAAGAAATAGCCATTTATATCCTATACAATGTATGCCTACATCACACATTAATGGGGATAAAATCAGCATTATACAAGCACCCACTAAAAAAGATGAAATTAATCTTATTGCAGAATCTATTAAATTACAAAAAGCAAATCAGAGCATTGTGGTGCTTACTAGAACAAATGAATATGCAAAAGTTATATCTGAAACTTTTCAAAAACAACAAATTCCATGTACGCTTATCGAAGATACAAAATTTTTTAGGAGAAAAGAAGTAAAAGACTTATTGGCATTTTTTGATTATAGTATTAATCAAAGAAATGGTCATGCGCTTCTAAAAATATGTCATCATGCCTATTTGAATATGGAAGGATGGCTCTTAAGCCGCTTAAATCACACAAAAGATATTTATATGTTTTTATGTGATTGGTTTAGTGCGGAGTCCAAGGATCCGTATGCGAACTTGCAGACGGCCTATATGCAACATCAGATTATTGTTTTAGATGTAGAGTCAACGGGCCTCGATACGACTAAAGATGATATTATTCAAATTGCGGCTATAAGATATGGTAGGGATGGCATAAGGGATACGTTAGATATTTTAGTCAAACCGACTCAATGTGTAGGGAACTCTTATTTTGTACATGGCTTTAGCGATGAAGTGCTTCAGGAAAAAGGCTTAGATCCAAGCGATGCGCTGAAGAAGCTATTAGCATTTGTTGAAAACAGTGTAATTGTTGGACATAATGTAAATTATGATTTACAGATTATAAAAAGTATGTTAAACCGGTATCATCTTGAAACGATACAGCCAATTGCGGTTTATGATACATTAGATTTAGCTTATAAAATTTATCCACATATGAGTAATTATAAATTAGAAACGCTTGCAAATCATTTAAACACACATGCTAAACCTAATCATAATGCTCTGCAGGATATTTTAGCTACAAGTGAGATATTAACACATTTATTAAACCAGATTAGATTAAAAGCACAAGATAGATTTGAGATGCTTGAAGCACTCTATAGTTATATAGGGGAATATAAGCATAAGGTGCTTAATATCAGTCACCACATACTTAATCATTCTATACCGGACAGTATAAGTTATATGATGAATACATGTGAGTTTAAAAAATATTACTCACAACAAGAGATAAAGAGTATTAGAGAATTCTATAGAATCTCGAGAGAACTTTATGATCAGCGGCTTTCCATACAAGATAACATTATTCAGCTGCTTAATTATGCTGCAATGCATTATAGTGAAATAGAACAAAGTGAGCTTTTTAAAGACAGAATACCCATTATAACAATTCATCAAGCGAAAGGTTTAGAATTTGATGATGTATATATAGCTGGATGTAATGATAAAGTATTACCCCTAGCTAAAAGCA
It contains:
- a CDS encoding ATP-dependent helicase, whose amino-acid sequence is MNRGENVFEEDYISLNEAQRQVVTTTHQNALVLAPAGTGKTKVIAMRSTYLIRNNILPKELLCLTFTNKAAKEMKERINLYLPEQSKDITIKTFHAFCYILISSEKQASRFSFPCTIIDETDSDSIIKKIIEAEGFNDERIYYPELRTFIENIKRHSLNFNREERYYYKKIVASYFKEQFGHQKTKKNFIIKHGFILFNAYQNYLKENNCIDFMDLIVEARYLLEQNEIKEKWNKKYKYIQVDEMQDTSIREYEIIKMITGSNNLSMFGDFNQTIYEWRGSNPKGMVSDFKKDFKPKYMTLSINYRSTKVLLEAANNYIRNSHLYPIQCMPTSHINGDKISIIQAPTKKDEINLIAESIKLQKANQSIVVLTRTNEYAKVISETFQKQQIPCTLIEDTKFFRRKEVKDLLAFFDYSINQRNGHALLKICHHAYLNMEGWLLSRLNHTKDIYMFLCDWFSAESKDPYANLQTAYMQHQIIVLDVESTGLDTTKDDIIQIAAIRYGRDGIRDTLDILVKPTQCVGNSYFVHGFSDEVLQEKGLDPSDALKKLLAFVENSVIVGHNVNYDLQIIKSMLNRYHLETIQPIAVYDTLDLAYKIYPHMSNYKLETLANHLNTHAKPNHNALQDILATSEILTHLLNQIRLKAQDRFEMLEALYSYIGEYKHKVLNISHHILNHSIPDSISYMMNTCEFKKYYSQQEIKSIREFYRISRELYDQRLSIQDNIIQLLNYAAMHYSEIEQSELFKDRIPIITIHQAKGLEFDDVYIAGCNDKVLPLAKSIRDNHLEEEKRLFYVGMTRARKNLFLSYHHEAPKSIFIDEIGQQYIQYKTYSQKL